One genomic window of Osmia bicornis bicornis chromosome 3, iOsmBic2.1, whole genome shotgun sequence includes the following:
- the LOC114871238 gene encoding uncharacterized protein LOC114871238, which yields MKLLLVLLFVYVVSATRCIIRDDKDEPEVHVIRLGDRSSGESDESEVVTLHIPDSRRKRATSDSCKKDSDCSAGKLCVPYLGCIRGHRKNPILQKHPSINHLASKVQ from the exons ATGAAATTGTTACTAGTTCTACTTTTCGTGTACGTCGTTTCCGCCACACGATGCATCATCAGGGACGACAAG GACGAGCCAGAGGTTCACGTGATCCGCTTAGGGGATCGCAGCAGTGGAGAGTCA GACGAGTCGGAGGTCGTAACCTTGCACATCCCGGACAGCCGTCGCAAGCGGGCAACGAGTGACTCCTGTAAAAAAGACAGCGACTGTTCTGCGGGAAAGCTTTGCGTCCCGTATTTAGGATGCA TCAGGGGACACCGGAAGAACCCTATCTTGCAAAAACACCCCAGCATTAATCACTTGGCTAGCAAAGTTCAGTAA